The bacterium genome includes the window CCGGCCTGCCGGAAGTACTCGACGAAGATGGCCGCGAAGTTGGGGTTCAGGCTGGTGAGCTTGGCGTCGAGGTCGCCCGCGGCGTTGGTGATCAGGCTCACCTCGGGCCCGACCAGGCCGGTGCTGCCCGGATCGTTCACCAGGTCGACGTTGGCGCCGACGAGGTCCCGGTGCTCGCGCACCGCCTCGTAGGCGCGCTCGGCCCGGCGGGCGGCCTCGAGCTTCAGGTCGTAGTCGTCCTGGCGGCCCGCGGTGCGGGTCGCGTCGAGCACGAACTGCAGGCCGAGGGCGACCGCGGCCAGCAGGAACAGGATCATCCTGCGGCGGCTATCCAAACGCCAGCTCAACGAGCTTTCCTCCGTAGGCCGTCACGAGCGCCAGGCGCACGATGAAGGCGGCCATGATCATGGTGCACAGGGTCTCGATGACCCCCTGGCGCATCATCCAGTAGGCGATGAGGCCGGGAATGATGTAGCCGATGGACTGCAGCACGCTCGCGTCGACGCCCAGCCCGGCCGCCTCGTTGAACACCCGCAGGTAGCGCGTCAGGAAGCCGAACAGGTAGCCGGCCAGGACGCAGAAGACCATGGTGCGCCGCCCGTACAGCAGCACGAAGCGCCCGGCGCCGCGCGTGACGGCGTAGGTGACCAGGGCCGCCAGGATGGTGCCGAGCACGCGCAGGGGCTGGTCGAGGTACAGGGCGATGTAGCCGGGCACGACCAGGCCGCCGGCCGCCAGGCCGAGGATCTCCGAGAAGAAGAGGCTGACCACCAGCCCCAGGCCGATGCTCTGGTAGATCATGCGCGGGCCTCCCCGTGGGGGCGTGCCGGGGTGCTCTGGGGCGCTTCCTGCGCCAGATGGGCCAGGAGCTGGTGCCCGATGCCGGCGATGTTGCCGACCCCGATGACGCGGGCGCCCGGCCGGGCCAGGCGCAGGACGGCCTGCCAGAGGGCGGGGGCGTCCAGGTCGTGGGCGTCGGTCACGGCGGTGGCGGGGGCGCCGGCGCCGCGCACCAGGCGTGCGTAGAGGGGGGCGTCGTCGCCGATGACGATCTGGTGCCCGGGCCGCAGTTCGCGGCCGAAGAGCGGCGCCAGGTCCTGGCTGCGGCGGCGGCGGTCGGCGCGGGTGTTCACGAGCACGACGACCTCGTCCGGCGCCGCGTCGAGCCCGAGCCGGCGCCACACGCGGCGGTAGCTCTCGTTGTCGTTGGCCGCGAAGCCGTTGATGAACTCGACGGTGCCGCCGTCCGGATGCGGGCAGGCGCGCCGGGTCAGGGCGCCCACGTCCGGCGTCACGCCGCGCATGCCCGCCAGGGCGGTGGCGCGGTCGACGCCCACGTCCTCGCACACGGCCAGGGCGAGGGCGACGTTCTCGGCGAATTCGTCGTAGGTGAAGTCGGCCATGTCGGCGGCGCCGACGTTCTCCGGGCCCACGGCGGTGCAGGAGCTGCCCGCCCGCCGGGCGCGCGCGGCGAGGTAGCCGGTGTAGCGGTCCTCGGCCGTGTAGAGGCGGGCGTGGCGGGGGACGGTGCCGGCGAGGCTGGCCGCCACGTCGTCGAGGGTCGGGCCCATGACCTCGAGGTGGTCGGGCCGCACGTTGGTGATGACGCCGTGGGTGGCGTGCACGATGCCGTGCTCGCAGGCGCGCTGCAGGTCGGGCCGCACGGCCATGCACTCGAGCACGAGGGCGTCGCAACTCTGGGCCGCCGCCGTGCGGAACACGGCGAGCTGCTCCTTGATGTTGGGCCCGCCGCGCCGGGCGATGGGCGACTCGCTGCCGTCGGTGTTGATGACGGCGGCGGCGCTGCCGGTGGTCTTGGCCACCACCGCGAGGCCGCCGGCGCGCAGGCCCGCGGCGATGAGCCGGGCCACCGACGACTTGCCGCGGCTGCCGTTGACGTGGATGCGCAGGCCGATGCGCCGCCGGTGGCGGGCATGCCGCGCCATCTCCCACGTACCGAGGGCGGTCAGCAGCACCAGCAGGAAGAGGATCAGTCGCACCACCGCGCCGTTCGTCGCGCCGCCAACGGTCCGGCCGCCCCGCGGGGCCGCCGGACCGGACCGGCCGTCATCGCACCAGGATCATCTTGCGTGTCCGGGCCCCGTCGGGGGACTCCAGGCGGAAGAAGTAGACGCCGCCCGCGACCGGATGCCCGTCGTCGGCGCGGCCGTCCCACACGCGGGCGCCGGCGCCCGCGACGACGTCGCCGTCGATCAGCGTGCGCACCAGGCGTCCGGCCACGTCGTACACCCGCAGGCGGGCATGGCCGGCCCGGGGCAGGGCGAAGCCGAAGGTGACGTCGCCGCCGGCCGGGTTGGGCCAGGCGGGCTGCAGGGCCAGCGGGGCCGTGACCACGGTCCGGGCGCGCCCGGCCTCGGTCGTGGCGCCGTAGGGCTGCAGGGCCTGCAGGATCCAGGTGGCGTCCGCGTCGTCGGTCGCGCCGCGCACCGTGAAGCTGCGCGCGGCGGCGGGCAGGGGGTCCGGGGTCAGGTCGGTGGTCGTGCCGTCGCGGCTGTGCAGCACGCGCCAGCCCGTCACCGGACGCTCGTCGCCGGGCTGCCAGCGCAGCTCGACGCCGCCGCCGGCGGACGTGGCGGCGAACGAGGCCAGCGCGAAGGGCACGCGCACCGGCCGCTCGGTGGTGATGCGCACCGCGAGGCCCGGCTGCAGGGGCGCCATGCCCGGCGAGTTGATGTTGCCGTAGCTGAGCTGGATGCCGTCCTCGCCGTCGGGCGATTCGATGCCCACCGTGGCGTACATGCGCAGGTAGTCGTTGTTGGTCACCTGCCGGTAGAGGAAGAGCATCTCGCCGTCGCCGCCGGTGGTCGGATGCTGCGCCGGATCGAGCAGCCGCAGCTGGAAGGTCTGCAGGCCGAGGATCTCGGGCTTGTAGTGGGGCAGGCGGCTCCACTCCACCACGAAGGCGCCCGCGGCCGCGTCGTGCCACGTGTAGATGCCGTCCGGCGCGAGGCCGTTGACGTTGTCCTCGGGAGAGGCGGGCGCCTGGGGGTTGAGGTTGTCCCAGAACGGCGCCACCAGGGCCTCGACGCCGTACTGGGTGGGGATGGTCCAGTTGTAGAAGTCGTAGTCGGTGCCCGTGTCGAAGCTGATCCAGCCGTTGTCGCTGACGCGGCACTGCGTGTAGTCCTGCCCGTAGTAGCGGAACGTGAAGGGCAGGTCGACGACCATCCAGACGACCTCGTTCTCCACCGGGAAGTCGAGCTTCGTGCCCGGCCCGCCCAGGGCGGTGGAGATCTCCGTCCACTCGTACCGGGGACGGCTGGCGGGGTAGTCGTAGTCGGCGCTGTCGTAGGCGTAGTAGCCGTAGGCATCGGGTCCGACGGGCGCCCCGACGTCGATGGGCCCGACGAGGGAGGCGCAGGTCGTGACGGTGCGGGCGCCCGCCGCCGTGGTCACCGTGAGGTCGAAGTTGAGCTGGGTGCCGGCGGCGGTGGCGGGGTCGACCGTCACGTCGAAGACGGCCGCGGTGGTGACGGTGGCGCCCGGGGCGCAGGCCGGCAGCGCCGCAGTGGCGGTGCCGAGGACGGCGCCGGTCGGGTTGGTCAGGGCCAGGGCGACGGTGCCCCCGGCGGCCGCCACGCTGCCGGTGTTGCGCAGGGTGAGGGCCAGGTCGGTCGTGGCGCCGGCGGTGGGCCAGGCGCCGTCGGCCGCGCCGAGGCCGAGGATTTCCCAGGCGGGGGCGGCCACGACCAGCTCGAGGGCCGAGAGGTCGTGCTGGTCGCCGGCGCGGGTCGCGTCGAAGTCGAGGGTGAGCACCGCACCGTCGGCGGCCTCCGGAGCGACCGCGACCTGCAGGGGCGTCGGGCTGTCGAGGGTCGCGCCCGCGGCGATGTCGCCCACGGCGACCGCGCCCACCGCCACGGCGGCGGGCCCGTCGACGGTCAGGCCGAGGCTGAAGGCGCCGCTGGCCACGCTGCCGTGGTTGCGCACGGTCACGGTCAGGTCGAGGGTCTCTCCCGGATTGGCGACCAGATCGCCGTTGCCGGTGCCGCCGTCCGACCCG containing:
- the pgsC gene encoding poly-gamma-glutamate biosynthesis protein PgsC, with the translated sequence MIYQSIGLGLVVSLFFSEILGLAAGGLVVPGYIALYLDQPLRVLGTILAALVTYAVTRGAGRFVLLYGRRTMVFCVLAGYLFGFLTRYLRVFNEAAGLGVDASVLQSIGYIIPGLIAYWMMRQGVIETLCTMIMAAFIVRLALVTAYGGKLVELAFG
- the pgsB gene encoding poly-gamma-glutamate synthase PgsB translates to MVRLILFLLVLLTALGTWEMARHARHRRRIGLRIHVNGSRGKSSVARLIAAGLRAGGLAVVAKTTGSAAAVINTDGSESPIARRGGPNIKEQLAVFRTAAAQSCDALVLECMAVRPDLQRACEHGIVHATHGVITNVRPDHLEVMGPTLDDVAASLAGTVPRHARLYTAEDRYTGYLAARARRAGSSCTAVGPENVGAADMADFTYDEFAENVALALAVCEDVGVDRATALAGMRGVTPDVGALTRRACPHPDGGTVEFINGFAANDNESYRRVWRRLGLDAAPDEVVVLVNTRADRRRRSQDLAPLFGRELRPGHQIVIGDDAPLYARLVRGAGAPATAVTDAHDLDAPALWQAVLRLARPGARVIGVGNIAGIGHQLLAHLAQEAPQSTPARPHGEARA